Proteins from one Anaerobranca californiensis DSM 14826 genomic window:
- the rplS gene encoding 50S ribosomal protein L19: MEIIKELEKEQMKSDIPQFKAGDTVRVHVKVIEGQRERIQVFEGVVIKRKGSGIRETFTVRRISYGVGVERTFPIHSPKIDKIEVIRIGKVRRAKLYYLRNLTGKAARIKEIKN; this comes from the coding sequence ATGGAAATAATCAAGGAATTGGAAAAAGAACAAATGAAGTCCGATATTCCTCAATTTAAAGCTGGTGATACTGTAAGGGTTCACGTTAAAGTTATTGAGGGACAAAGGGAAAGAATCCAGGTTTTTGAAGGTGTTGTAATTAAACGTAAAGGAAGCGGTATAAGAGAAACTTTTACTGTAAGAAGAATCTCTTATGGCGTTGGTGTGGAAAGAACTTTCCCAATTCATTCTCCTAAAATTGATAAAATTGAAGTTATACGTATCGGTAAAGTTAGAAGGGCTAAGCTCTATTACTTACGTAATCTTACCGGTAAAGCAGCAAGGATTAAAGAAATTAAAAATTAA
- the ylxM gene encoding YlxM family DNA-binding protein, producing the protein MLEKITHLNELFDIYGQLLTTKQKRIFELYYHEDLSLGEIAEEEEISRQAVYDTLKRVAHLLENYERVLQIQKQKKENYELIRKMELAIEKKDFNGIKGLLEILKENMR; encoded by the coding sequence ATGTTAGAAAAAATCACTCATTTAAACGAATTATTTGATATATATGGTCAATTATTAACGACAAAGCAAAAAAGGATTTTTGAATTATATTATCATGAGGATTTATCTTTAGGTGAGATAGCCGAAGAAGAAGAAATATCCCGTCAAGCAGTTTATGATACATTAAAAAGGGTTGCCCATTTATTAGAAAATTATGAAAGAGTTCTCCAAATACAAAAGCAGAAGAAGGAAAATTATGAACTTATAAGGAAAATGGAGCTAGCTATAGAAAAAAAGGATTTTAACGGGATTAAAGGATTGTTAGAAATCCTTAAAGAGAATATGAGGTGA
- the trmD gene encoding tRNA (guanosine(37)-N1)-methyltransferase TrmD yields MKIDILSIFPEMFSGPLDTSIIKRAQENGIVHIAIHNIRDYSKNKHKKVDDYPYGGGAGMVMKPEPIFDALESIGYNEKTEIILLTPQGEQFTQSIAEELAQKEHLIFICGHYEGIDYRVYEYFNPREISIGDYVLTGGELPAMVITDAVVRLLPGSIGKEESHKNDSFQNGLLEHPHYTRPKEYRGMQVPPVLLSGNHGEIEKWRLEKSIEITKKKRPDLYKKYQEKININTKE; encoded by the coding sequence ATGAAAATAGATATTTTATCCATTTTCCCAGAAATGTTTTCAGGTCCTTTAGATACTAGTATTATAAAGAGGGCTCAGGAAAATGGTATAGTTCATATTGCCATCCACAATATAAGGGATTATAGTAAAAATAAACATAAAAAAGTTGATGATTACCCTTATGGTGGTGGTGCCGGCATGGTTATGAAACCAGAACCTATTTTTGATGCCTTGGAATCTATTGGTTACAATGAGAAAACAGAAATAATTTTATTAACACCCCAAGGAGAACAATTTACTCAAAGTATTGCAGAAGAATTAGCTCAAAAGGAACATCTAATATTTATTTGTGGACATTATGAAGGAATCGACTATAGGGTATATGAATATTTTAATCCTAGGGAGATATCCATTGGAGATTATGTACTGACTGGAGGAGAACTACCAGCCATGGTAATAACCGATGCAGTGGTGAGATTATTACCGGGCAGTATAGGTAAGGAAGAATCCCATAAAAATGATTCTTTCCAAAATGGCCTGTTGGAGCATCCCCATTACACTAGACCTAAAGAATATCGGGGAATGCAGGTTCCACCAGTCCTCCTTTCAGGGAATCATGGAGAAATTGAAAAATGGCGTTTAGAAAAATCTATTGAAATTACTAAGAAAAAGAGACCAGATCTCTATAAGAAATATCAAGAAAAAATTAATATAAATACTAAAGAATAG
- the ffh gene encoding signal recognition particle protein, with amino-acid sequence MFQNLSDRLQDVFKKLKGKGKLTESDIKEAMREVRIALLEADVNFQVVKDFINKVREKSVGQEILQSLTPGQQVIKIVRDELQELMGGTKSELVFKKTPGVVMLVGLQGAGKTTMAAKLALRYKKKNKKPLLVAADIYRPAAIKQLQVLGEQLGVEVFTMGDKNSPVDICKLGLEHAKKNGYDLVIFDTAGRLHIDERLMDELEGIVKVANPDEILLVVDAMTGQDAVNVAKSFNEKLDITGVILTKLDGDTRGGAALSIKAVTGKPIKLVGIGEKIEDLDVFHPDRMASRILGMGDVLTLIEKAEAAIDLEKAKDLQKKLQTQQFTLDDFVEQLQQIKQMGPLDQILGMLPGMGGGKLKGLSVDNKELVKIEAIISSMTKGERANPSIINGSRRKRIAAGSGTKIQDVNRLLKQFEQMQKMMKQFSSLEKSMKKGKKPFPFF; translated from the coding sequence ATGTTCCAAAATCTTTCTGATAGATTACAGGATGTTTTTAAAAAACTAAAGGGAAAAGGTAAACTTACTGAATCAGATATTAAAGAAGCTATGAGAGAAGTAAGAATTGCCCTTTTAGAAGCTGATGTAAATTTTCAAGTAGTAAAAGATTTCATTAACAAGGTAAGGGAAAAAAGTGTTGGACAAGAGATACTTCAAAGTTTAACACCTGGACAGCAAGTAATAAAAATAGTTAGGGATGAACTCCAAGAATTGATGGGAGGTACCAAAAGTGAATTGGTGTTTAAGAAAACTCCCGGTGTAGTAATGTTAGTTGGTTTGCAAGGTGCAGGGAAAACTACTATGGCAGCAAAACTGGCTTTGAGGTATAAGAAGAAAAACAAAAAGCCTTTATTAGTTGCTGCAGATATATATCGACCTGCTGCAATTAAACAATTACAAGTCCTTGGAGAACAACTTGGAGTAGAAGTTTTTACTATGGGAGATAAAAATTCTCCTGTAGATATTTGTAAACTTGGATTAGAACATGCTAAGAAAAACGGGTATGATTTAGTTATTTTTGACACTGCCGGTAGATTACACATAGATGAAAGGTTAATGGATGAATTAGAGGGAATAGTTAAAGTCGCCAATCCTGATGAAATTTTGTTAGTAGTAGATGCCATGACAGGGCAAGATGCAGTTAATGTAGCTAAATCATTTAATGAAAAACTAGATATAACCGGTGTAATTTTAACTAAATTAGATGGTGATACTAGAGGTGGTGCAGCCCTTTCTATAAAGGCTGTAACAGGGAAACCTATAAAGCTAGTAGGTATTGGAGAAAAAATTGAAGATTTAGATGTTTTCCATCCCGATAGGATGGCTTCAAGGATTTTAGGGATGGGAGATGTTTTAACATTAATAGAGAAAGCGGAAGCAGCAATAGATTTAGAAAAAGCAAAGGATTTACAAAAAAAACTTCAGACACAACAATTTACCTTAGATGACTTTGTAGAACAACTACAACAAATAAAACAGATGGGTCCTTTAGATCAAATTTTAGGCATGCTCCCTGGTATGGGTGGAGGAAAATTAAAGGGCTTATCTGTAGATAATAAAGAACTGGTTAAAATTGAAGCGATAATTAGTTCAATGACCAAAGGAGAAAGGGCAAATCCCAGTATAATTAATGGCAGTAGAAGAAAGAGGATTGCAGCTGGATCAGGTACAAAGATTCAAGATGTCAATCGTTTACTTAAGCAATTTGAACAAATGCAAAAAATGATGAAACAATTCAGTTCTCTAGAAAAAAGTATGAAAAAAGGAAAAAAACCTTTTCCATTTTTCTAA
- a CDS encoding ribonuclease HII encodes MLQNLTVKEVQQFVNNQEKNQELINILLADGRKGLKVLANKIKREIQERVFYEQLWSYEKRYWEKGLTVIGVDEVGRGPLAGPVVAAAVAFREIPDLYGLKDSKKLGEQVKELLASKIKEQGLFYNISLIDNKMIDQINILNATKLAMVNAVKGLGQAVDVLLIDGNFTIDYPAEQIPVVKGDEKVGSIAAAAIIAKVYRDNYMLTLHNKYPMYNFAKNKGYPTEEHYWALKKYGPSPVHRITFKGVKESLGGI; translated from the coding sequence ATGCTGCAAAATTTAACCGTAAAAGAAGTTCAACAATTTGTAAATAATCAAGAAAAAAATCAAGAATTAATCAATATTTTATTAGCTGATGGACGTAAAGGATTAAAAGTATTAGCAAATAAAATTAAAAGAGAAATACAAGAAAGGGTTTTCTATGAACAACTTTGGAGTTATGAGAAAAGGTATTGGGAAAAAGGATTAACAGTTATAGGTGTAGATGAAGTGGGGAGAGGGCCATTGGCAGGGCCTGTTGTGGCAGCAGCAGTTGCCTTTAGAGAAATACCTGATCTTTATGGATTAAAAGATTCCAAAAAGTTAGGAGAACAGGTCAAAGAACTTCTAGCTAGTAAGATTAAGGAACAAGGATTGTTTTATAATATTAGTTTGATAGATAACAAAATGATTGATCAAATAAATATTTTAAATGCTACTAAGTTGGCAATGGTTAATGCTGTAAAAGGTCTAGGACAAGCCGTAGATGTTTTATTAATTGACGGAAATTTTACCATTGATTATCCTGCTGAGCAAATACCAGTAGTTAAAGGTGATGAAAAAGTGGGTTCTATAGCAGCTGCGGCAATAATAGCAAAGGTGTATAGGGATAATTATATGTTAACTTTACATAACAAATACCCAATGTATAACTTTGCAAAAAATAAAGGATATCCTACAGAAGAACATTATTGGGCATTGAAAAAATATGGTCCTTCTCCTGTTCATAGGATTACTTTTAAAGGGGTAAAAGAAAGTTTAGGAGGAATTTAA
- the rimM gene encoding ribosome maturation factor RimM (Essential for efficient processing of 16S rRNA): MEKRIKVGKITSTHGVKGEVKVYPLTDFPARFNKGNKVYLGEEQLTIERSRPQKNLFILKFAGFDNINDILKFKDKYLEIDKEQLVPLEEGEYYIFDIIDCEVYDDSDNLIGVVTSVFSTGSNDVYVVKGENKEYLIPAIESVISSVDIESKKITITPIAGLLE, encoded by the coding sequence ATGGAAAAGAGAATAAAAGTAGGAAAAATCACATCTACCCACGGAGTAAAAGGGGAAGTAAAGGTATATCCTTTGACAGACTTTCCAGCTAGATTTAATAAAGGAAATAAAGTATACTTAGGTGAAGAACAATTAACTATTGAAAGAAGCAGACCTCAGAAAAATTTATTTATATTGAAATTTGCAGGGTTTGATAATATAAATGATATTTTAAAATTTAAAGATAAATATTTAGAAATTGATAAAGAACAATTAGTTCCATTAGAAGAAGGGGAATATTATATTTTTGATATAATTGATTGTGAGGTTTATGACGATAGTGATAATTTAATAGGTGTAGTAACTTCAGTTTTTTCCACTGGTAGTAATGATGTTTATGTAGTTAAAGGAGAAAATAAAGAATATTTAATACCAGCTATTGAATCAGTTATTTCTTCTGTTGATATCGAAAGTAAAAAAATCACTATAACACCTATTGCGGGGTTATTAGAATGA
- the ylqF gene encoding ribosome biogenesis GTPase YlqF — protein MQYQWYPGHMVKAKKLIKENLKLVDLVLELLDARIPLSSRNPDIDEIVGQKPRIILLSKCDLADKEKTNLWINYFTKNNIKCVEVDLIKGTGLKKVLSLAKEIGVQKHQHQLLKGRINRPTRMMILGIPNVGKSTLINKLANRSVAQTGDKPGVTKNKQWIKTGNNLEMMDTPGVLWPKFDDEMVGFKLAVTGAIRDEIVNFEDMAYRLIEFLMDNYPGLLNKRYGVPENITAPEYLIALSEKRGFLKQGNIVDYLKGAQSLVREFRQGKLGRITLDLLS, from the coding sequence GTGCAATATCAGTGGTATCCAGGTCATATGGTAAAGGCTAAAAAATTGATTAAAGAAAATTTGAAATTAGTAGATTTAGTGTTAGAACTTTTAGATGCTAGGATACCTTTAAGTAGTAGAAATCCTGATATTGATGAAATAGTTGGGCAAAAACCAAGAATAATTTTATTATCTAAATGTGATTTGGCAGATAAGGAAAAGACTAATTTATGGATTAACTATTTTACAAAAAATAATATAAAATGTGTAGAAGTTGATTTGATTAAAGGTACTGGGCTAAAAAAAGTCTTATCTTTAGCTAAAGAAATAGGTGTCCAAAAACATCAGCATCAATTACTTAAAGGAAGGATTAATCGTCCTACACGGATGATGATCCTTGGAATTCCAAATGTAGGAAAATCAACATTAATTAATAAGTTAGCTAATAGAAGTGTGGCTCAAACAGGTGATAAACCAGGTGTTACAAAAAATAAGCAATGGATAAAAACTGGAAATAACTTAGAAATGATGGATACTCCAGGAGTATTATGGCCTAAATTTGATGATGAAATGGTAGGTTTTAAATTGGCAGTAACGGGAGCCATTAGAGACGAAATTGTCAATTTCGAAGATATGGCCTATCGTTTGATTGAATTTTTAATGGACAATTATCCAGGTTTGTTAAATAAGCGATATGGAGTACCAGAAAATATAACTGCCCCTGAATATTTAATAGCTCTTTCGGAAAAAAGAGGGTTTTTAAAACAAGGTAATATTGTAGATTATCTGAAAGGTGCCCAAAGTTTAGTTAGAGAGTTTAGACAGGGTAAATTAGGAAGAATAACATTAGATTTATTATCTTAA
- a CDS encoding KH domain-containing protein, with the protein MRELVEFVAKSLVDKPEDVIVTEKKRDKTIIIELKVAQEDMGKVIGKSGRIAKALRTVVNAAAAKNNLDVVLDILG; encoded by the coding sequence ATGAGAGAGCTAGTAGAATTTGTGGCAAAATCCTTAGTGGATAAACCAGAAGATGTAATAGTTACCGAAAAGAAAAGGGATAAAACTATTATCATAGAGCTTAAAGTGGCTCAAGAGGATATGGGAAAAGTAATTGGTAAGAGCGGTAGAATAGCTAAAGCCCTTCGTACTGTAGTCAATGCTGCCGCAGCCAAAAACAATTTAGATGTAGTACTTGATATTTTGGGTTAG
- the rpsP gene encoding 30S ribosomal protein S16 has product MAVKIRLRRMGSKKRPFYRIVVADSRSPRDGRFIEEIGYYNPLTEPAVVKVNVEKAQEWLKKGAQPSDTVKSLLKNAGALQK; this is encoded by the coding sequence ATGGCAGTAAAAATTCGTTTAAGAAGAATGGGTTCTAAAAAAAGACCTTTTTATAGAATAGTTGTAGCCGATTCCCGTTCACCAAGGGATGGCCGTTTTATTGAAGAAATTGGTTACTACAACCCCCTTACTGAGCCTGCTGTAGTTAAAGTCAATGTAGAAAAAGCTCAAGAATGGTTAAAAAAAGGAGCTCAGCCTTCAGATACTGTTAAATCATTGCTAAAAAATGCTGGTGCTCTACAAAAGTAG
- the ftsY gene encoding signal recognition particle-docking protein FtsY, producing MSFLNRLKEGLNKTRNNIMEGIDKVLSTFTKLDEEFFEELEEVLLSADVGISTTMELIDELREYCKKHKITDSNDLKKFFKEQLSSHFTAQNNQLAKAVTPPTVILVCGVNGVGKTTTIGKLTNMLKNQGNKVLLVAADTFRAAAIEQLKIWGQRNNVDVISHQMGSDPSAVIYDGLQAAKSRKVDYVICDTAGRLHSKVNLMEELKKINRVIKKEIPDGPHESLLVLDATTGQNAMMQAKAFSEATDLTGVVLTKLDGTAKGGIVIAINRELKIPIKFVGVGEGIDDLKTFDGQEYVNALFD from the coding sequence ATGTCATTTTTAAACCGTTTAAAAGAAGGATTAAATAAAACGCGGAATAATATAATGGAAGGAATAGACAAGGTATTAAGTACTTTCACAAAATTAGACGAAGAATTTTTTGAGGAATTGGAAGAAGTCCTATTATCCGCCGATGTAGGTATAAGTACTACAATGGAATTAATAGATGAATTAAGGGAATACTGTAAAAAACACAAGATAACCGACAGTAACGATCTAAAGAAATTTTTTAAAGAACAATTGTCTTCCCATTTCACTGCTCAAAATAATCAATTAGCTAAAGCAGTTACCCCTCCTACTGTTATTTTAGTATGTGGTGTTAATGGAGTAGGGAAAACTACAACTATCGGGAAATTGACAAATATGCTGAAAAATCAAGGCAACAAAGTATTATTAGTAGCTGCTGATACCTTTAGAGCTGCCGCTATAGAACAATTGAAAATTTGGGGTCAACGTAATAATGTAGATGTAATTAGTCATCAAATGGGAAGTGATCCTAGTGCTGTAATTTATGATGGTTTACAAGCAGCTAAATCCCGTAAAGTGGATTATGTTATTTGTGATACCGCCGGTAGATTGCATTCAAAGGTTAACTTAATGGAAGAATTAAAAAAAATCAACAGGGTTATAAAAAAAGAAATTCCCGATGGACCCCATGAAAGTTTGTTAGTATTAGATGCTACTACAGGTCAAAATGCCATGATGCAGGCAAAGGCCTTTAGTGAAGCTACTGATCTTACTGGTGTAGTATTAACTAAATTAGATGGCACAGCAAAAGGTGGTATTGTCATTGCAATAAATCGTGAACTTAAAATACCTATAAAATTTGTGGGAGTAGGAGAGGGAATAGATGATTTAAAAACCTTTGATGGTCAAGAGTATGTAAATGCTCTTTTTGATTAA
- the lepB gene encoding signal peptidase I, which translates to MKELKEWIKSIIIAVLLALIIRSFIMESFIVDGSSMQPTLANQQRVLVNKISYRFKTPKRGEIIVFPLPNDENRILIKRVIGLPGDKVEIIDGRLFLNDQEVHEDYILFKSDNGFGPVVVPDDKVFVLGDNRSNSIDSRNSQVGFIDIGKIRGKAFLRYWPLSEFTYFN; encoded by the coding sequence ATGAAAGAATTGAAAGAATGGATAAAATCTATAATAATTGCTGTATTGTTAGCTTTAATAATTAGGTCTTTTATTATGGAAAGTTTTATTGTGGATGGAAGTTCAATGCAACCTACCTTAGCTAATCAACAAAGGGTCCTAGTTAATAAAATATCCTATAGGTTTAAAACACCTAAACGGGGGGAAATAATAGTCTTTCCTTTACCTAATGATGAAAACAGAATTCTCATAAAAAGGGTAATTGGTTTGCCAGGGGATAAAGTGGAAATAATAGATGGTAGGTTATTTTTAAATGATCAAGAGGTACATGAAGATTACATACTTTTTAAAAGTGATAATGGTTTTGGGCCAGTAGTGGTACCTGATGATAAAGTTTTCGTTTTAGGTGACAATAGAAGTAATAGTATAGATAGCAGAAATTCTCAGGTAGGATTTATTGATATAGGGAAAATTAGAGGAAAGGCCTTTTTAAGATATTGGCCATTAAGTGAGTTTACATATTTTAATTAA
- a CDS encoding RNA polymerase sigma factor: MDLLISQCQMGDMEAFNKLIENYKNIALKMAYGLTGSIHEAEDLIQEAFIRVFKYIKNYKGDSNFTTWLYQIILNVYRDSYKKTQKIMVVSWDNVCDKIKNLSCPSIDLELKELQGSFIQQLEKLPQLTQKAILLKDYYGFSYEEISKILQCSIDSVKTRLYRGRKYLQKNLPF; the protein is encoded by the coding sequence ATGGATTTATTGATCAGCCAGTGTCAAATGGGAGATATGGAAGCATTTAATAAATTGATAGAAAATTATAAGAATATAGCATTAAAAATGGCTTATGGATTAACAGGAAGTATTCATGAGGCAGAAGATTTAATTCAAGAGGCTTTTATTAGGGTATTTAAATATATTAAAAATTACAAAGGAGATAGCAATTTTACTACTTGGTTGTATCAAATTATCCTTAATGTTTACAGGGATAGTTATAAAAAAACTCAAAAAATAATGGTAGTATCATGGGATAATGTCTGTGATAAAATTAAAAACTTAAGTTGTCCATCTATTGATTTAGAATTAAAAGAGCTTCAAGGAAGTTTTATTCAACAACTTGAGAAATTACCCCAATTAACACAAAAAGCAATATTACTAAAGGATTATTATGGTTTCTCTTATGAAGAAATATCAAAAATCCTCCAGTGCTCTATAGATTCAGTAAAAACTAGATTATATAGAGGAAGAAAATATCTCCAAAAAAACCTTCCTTTTTGA